One segment of Brassica napus cultivar Da-Ae chromosome C3, Da-Ae, whole genome shotgun sequence DNA contains the following:
- the LOC106418580 gene encoding phosphatidylinositol/phosphatidylcholine transfer protein SFH13 isoform X1, producing the protein MSSLSALHQPQSFPFDRDMSGVEENGALDEIRERRSDFEISEEDERRRSKIGSLKKKAINASTKFTHSLKKRGKKKIDYRFPPVVSIEDVRDEKEESVVLEFRRNLLERDLLPPRHDEYHTLLRFLKARDFNIEKTIQMWDEMLRWRKEYGTDTILEDFEFQELEEVLQYYPQGYHGVDKEGRPVYIERLGKAHPSKLMRITTIDRYLKYHVQEFERALLEKFPACSIATKRRICSTTTILDVQGLGMKNFSQTAVNLVAAMSKIDNSYYPETLHRMFIVNAGTGFKKMLWPAAQKFLDEKTIAKIHVLDPRSLSKLHEVIDSSQLPDFLGGSCSCFGEGGCLRSNKGPWNDPEIMKLLYHGESSPFRQISRKLSDPQNSASSYISIHPSKAMQAESSAAESESCSDVPASLTGRMCSASAHVNPVYEDQARASDVNGYYSCDDKFDIATNRKGQERQSHYQMIELNQATLGLKRETSPPGTPIIIRWLHDLRGTMDIIRTENVAKRILALLLKLAAVFRCIPFQILRRKNTITPSIPTEDENSSRLISAPTETTMKDKIRPCLERIQELEKVYEEMRNKPVEIPVEKERMLMDSLDRIKSVEFDLVKTKRVLHATVVKQMEITEMLESLRDSQLHRRRLFC; encoded by the exons ATGTCCTCTCTATCCGCTTTGCATCAACCACAATCTTTCCCTTTTGATCGAGATATGTCAG GAGTTGAAGAAAACGGAGCCCTTGACGAAATCAGGGAGAGGAGATCAGACTTTGAAAtctcagaagaagatgaaagacgCCGCTCAAAGATCGGGAGTTTGAAGAAGAAGGCCATTAACGCTTCAACCAAGTTCACTCATTCTCTGAAGAAAAGGGGGAAAAAGAAGATTGACTACCGGTTTCCTCCAGTAGTCTCTATTGAAGATGTAAGggatgagaaagaagagagcGTTGTGCTTGAGTTCCGCCGTAACCTTCTCGAGAGAGACTTGTTACCTCCTAGACATGATGAGTACCATACTCTTCTCAG ATTTTTGAAAGCAAGAGATTTCAACATTGAAAAAACCATCCAGATGTGGGATGAAATGCTTAGATGGAGAAAAGAGTATGGTACAGATACCATACTAGAG GATTTTGAATTCCAAGAGCTGGAAGAAGTCCTGCAGTACTATCCTCAAGGCTATCATGGAGTTGACAAGGAAGGACGACCTGTCTACATTGAAAGGCTTGGAAAAGCTCATCCTTCTAAGCTTATGCGTATCACCACCATTGACAGATATCTAAAATACCATGTGCAAGAGTTTGAGAGAGCTCTCCTGGAGAAATTCCCTGCCTGCTCCATCGCAACAAAGCGTCGTATCTGTTCCACGACTACAATACTGGATGTGCAAGGACTG GGCATGAAGAATTTTTCACAAACAGCTGTGAATCTTGTCGCTGCCATGTCGAAGATAGACAACAGCTACTACCCTGAG acttTGCACAGAATGTTCATTGTAAATGCTGGAACAGGtttcaagaagatgctttggcCTGCTGCTCAGAAGTTTCTTGACGAAAAGACCATTGCAAAGATACAT GTGCTAGACCCCAGATCTTTATCCAAATTACACGAAGTCATTGATTCAAG TCAATTGCCAGACTTCCTCGGAGGTTCATGCTCTTGCTTTGGCGAGGGAGGGTGTCTTCGCTCTAACAAAGGACCCTGGAATGATCCTGAAATAATGAAG CTTCTCTACCATGGAGAATCATCACCCTTTAGGCAAATCAGTAGGAAGCTGAGTGACCCGCAGAATTCTGCTTCATCCTACATAAGTATACATCCATCAAAG GCTATGCAAGCTGAGAGTTCAGCAGCAGAATCTGAATCATGTTCTGATGTTCCTGCTTCTCTAACTGGAAGAATGTGCTCAGCCTCTGCTCATGTGAATCCAGTTTATGAGGAT CAGGCTAGGGCATCAGATGTTAACGGCTATTATAGTTGCGATGACAAGTTCGACATAGCTACAAACCGAAAAGGACAAGAAAGGCAATCCCATTACCAAATGATCGAACTCAATCAAGCAACACTCGGTTTAAAACGTGAAACATCTCCACCAG GTACTCCCATCATCATCCGATGGCTTCATGATTTAAGGGGAACAATGGACATCATAAGAACTGAGAACGTAGCGAAAAGAATACTTGCGTTGTTGCTGAAACTAGCAGCAGTTTTTCGTTGTATCCCGTTTCAGATTTTGAGGAGGAAGAATACCATTACTCCTTCAATTCCAACAGAAGATGAGAACAGTAGCAGACTCATCTCAGCTCCTACAGAGACCACAATGAAAGACAAGATTCGTCCCTGTTTGGAACGTATTCAGGAACTGGAGAAAGTGTACGAGGAAATGCGGAACAAACCGGTTGAAATACCTGTAGAGAAGGAGAGAATGCTGATGGATTCTCTAGACAGAATCAAATCGGTTGAGTTTGATCTCGTAAAAACAAAGagg GTTTTGCACGCAACGGTGGTGAAACAGATGGAAATAACTGAAATGCTGGAAAGTTTACGAGACTCACAACTTCAC AGAAGAAGATTGTTCTGTTAG
- the LOC106418580 gene encoding phosphatidylinositol/phosphatidylcholine transfer protein SFH13 isoform X2, with protein sequence MSSLSALHQPQSFPFDRDMSGVEENGALDEIRERRSDFEISEEDERRRSKIGSLKKKAINASTKFTHSLKKRGKKKIDYRFPPVVSIEDVRDEKEESVVLEFRRNLLERDLLPPRHDEYHTLLRFLKARDFNIEKTIQMWDEMLRWRKEYGTDTILEDFEFQELEEVLQYYPQGYHGVDKEGRPVYIERLGKAHPSKLMRITTIDRYLKYHVQEFERALLEKFPACSIATKRRICSTTTILDVQGLGMKNFSQTAVNLVAAMSKIDNSYYPETLHRMFIVNAGTGFKKMLWPAAQKFLDEKTIAKIHVLDPRSLSKLHEVIDSSQLPDFLGGSCSCFGEGGCLRSNKGPWNDPEIMKLLYHGESSPFRQISRKLSDPQNSASSYISIHPSKAMQAESSAAESESCSDVPASLTGRMCSASAHVNPVYEDARASDVNGYYSCDDKFDIATNRKGQERQSHYQMIELNQATLGLKRETSPPGTPIIIRWLHDLRGTMDIIRTENVAKRILALLLKLAAVFRCIPFQILRRKNTITPSIPTEDENSSRLISAPTETTMKDKIRPCLERIQELEKVYEEMRNKPVEIPVEKERMLMDSLDRIKSVEFDLVKTKRVLHATVVKQMEITEMLESLRDSQLHRRRLFC encoded by the exons ATGTCCTCTCTATCCGCTTTGCATCAACCACAATCTTTCCCTTTTGATCGAGATATGTCAG GAGTTGAAGAAAACGGAGCCCTTGACGAAATCAGGGAGAGGAGATCAGACTTTGAAAtctcagaagaagatgaaagacgCCGCTCAAAGATCGGGAGTTTGAAGAAGAAGGCCATTAACGCTTCAACCAAGTTCACTCATTCTCTGAAGAAAAGGGGGAAAAAGAAGATTGACTACCGGTTTCCTCCAGTAGTCTCTATTGAAGATGTAAGggatgagaaagaagagagcGTTGTGCTTGAGTTCCGCCGTAACCTTCTCGAGAGAGACTTGTTACCTCCTAGACATGATGAGTACCATACTCTTCTCAG ATTTTTGAAAGCAAGAGATTTCAACATTGAAAAAACCATCCAGATGTGGGATGAAATGCTTAGATGGAGAAAAGAGTATGGTACAGATACCATACTAGAG GATTTTGAATTCCAAGAGCTGGAAGAAGTCCTGCAGTACTATCCTCAAGGCTATCATGGAGTTGACAAGGAAGGACGACCTGTCTACATTGAAAGGCTTGGAAAAGCTCATCCTTCTAAGCTTATGCGTATCACCACCATTGACAGATATCTAAAATACCATGTGCAAGAGTTTGAGAGAGCTCTCCTGGAGAAATTCCCTGCCTGCTCCATCGCAACAAAGCGTCGTATCTGTTCCACGACTACAATACTGGATGTGCAAGGACTG GGCATGAAGAATTTTTCACAAACAGCTGTGAATCTTGTCGCTGCCATGTCGAAGATAGACAACAGCTACTACCCTGAG acttTGCACAGAATGTTCATTGTAAATGCTGGAACAGGtttcaagaagatgctttggcCTGCTGCTCAGAAGTTTCTTGACGAAAAGACCATTGCAAAGATACAT GTGCTAGACCCCAGATCTTTATCCAAATTACACGAAGTCATTGATTCAAG TCAATTGCCAGACTTCCTCGGAGGTTCATGCTCTTGCTTTGGCGAGGGAGGGTGTCTTCGCTCTAACAAAGGACCCTGGAATGATCCTGAAATAATGAAG CTTCTCTACCATGGAGAATCATCACCCTTTAGGCAAATCAGTAGGAAGCTGAGTGACCCGCAGAATTCTGCTTCATCCTACATAAGTATACATCCATCAAAG GCTATGCAAGCTGAGAGTTCAGCAGCAGAATCTGAATCATGTTCTGATGTTCCTGCTTCTCTAACTGGAAGAATGTGCTCAGCCTCTGCTCATGTGAATCCAGTTTATGAGGAT GCTAGGGCATCAGATGTTAACGGCTATTATAGTTGCGATGACAAGTTCGACATAGCTACAAACCGAAAAGGACAAGAAAGGCAATCCCATTACCAAATGATCGAACTCAATCAAGCAACACTCGGTTTAAAACGTGAAACATCTCCACCAG GTACTCCCATCATCATCCGATGGCTTCATGATTTAAGGGGAACAATGGACATCATAAGAACTGAGAACGTAGCGAAAAGAATACTTGCGTTGTTGCTGAAACTAGCAGCAGTTTTTCGTTGTATCCCGTTTCAGATTTTGAGGAGGAAGAATACCATTACTCCTTCAATTCCAACAGAAGATGAGAACAGTAGCAGACTCATCTCAGCTCCTACAGAGACCACAATGAAAGACAAGATTCGTCCCTGTTTGGAACGTATTCAGGAACTGGAGAAAGTGTACGAGGAAATGCGGAACAAACCGGTTGAAATACCTGTAGAGAAGGAGAGAATGCTGATGGATTCTCTAGACAGAATCAAATCGGTTGAGTTTGATCTCGTAAAAACAAAGagg GTTTTGCACGCAACGGTGGTGAAACAGATGGAAATAACTGAAATGCTGGAAAGTTTACGAGACTCACAACTTCAC AGAAGAAGATTGTTCTGTTAG
- the LOC106418580 gene encoding phosphatidylinositol/phosphatidylcholine transfer protein SFH13 isoform X4, with amino-acid sequence MSSLSALHQPQSFPFDRDMSGVEENGALDEIRERRSDFEISEEDERRRSKIGSLKKKAINASTKFTHSLKKRGKKKIDYRFPPVVSIEDVRDEKEESVVLEFRRNLLERDLLPPRHDEYHTLLRFLKARDFNIEKTIQMWDEMLRWRKEYGTDTILEDFEFQELEEVLQYYPQGYHGVDKEGRPVYIERLGKAHPSKLMRITTIDRYLKYHVQEFERALLEKFPACSIATKRRICSTTTILDVQGLGMKNFSQTAVNLVAAMSKIDNSYYPETLHRMFIVNAGTGFKKMLWPAAQKFLDEKTIAKIHVLDPRSLSKLHEVIDSSQLPDFLGGSCSCFGEGGCLRSNKGPWNDPEIMKLLYHGESSPFRQISRKLSDPQNSASSYISIHPSKAMQAESSAAESESCSDVPASLTGRMCSASAHVNPVYEDARASDVNGYYSCDDKFDIATNRKGQERQSHYQMIELNQATLGLKRTPIIIRWLHDLRGTMDIIRTENVAKRILALLLKLAAVFRCIPFQILRRKNTITPSIPTEDENSSRLISAPTETTMKDKIRPCLERIQELEKVYEEMRNKPVEIPVEKERMLMDSLDRIKSVEFDLVKTKRVLHATVVKQMEITEMLESLRDSQLHRRRLFC; translated from the exons ATGTCCTCTCTATCCGCTTTGCATCAACCACAATCTTTCCCTTTTGATCGAGATATGTCAG GAGTTGAAGAAAACGGAGCCCTTGACGAAATCAGGGAGAGGAGATCAGACTTTGAAAtctcagaagaagatgaaagacgCCGCTCAAAGATCGGGAGTTTGAAGAAGAAGGCCATTAACGCTTCAACCAAGTTCACTCATTCTCTGAAGAAAAGGGGGAAAAAGAAGATTGACTACCGGTTTCCTCCAGTAGTCTCTATTGAAGATGTAAGggatgagaaagaagagagcGTTGTGCTTGAGTTCCGCCGTAACCTTCTCGAGAGAGACTTGTTACCTCCTAGACATGATGAGTACCATACTCTTCTCAG ATTTTTGAAAGCAAGAGATTTCAACATTGAAAAAACCATCCAGATGTGGGATGAAATGCTTAGATGGAGAAAAGAGTATGGTACAGATACCATACTAGAG GATTTTGAATTCCAAGAGCTGGAAGAAGTCCTGCAGTACTATCCTCAAGGCTATCATGGAGTTGACAAGGAAGGACGACCTGTCTACATTGAAAGGCTTGGAAAAGCTCATCCTTCTAAGCTTATGCGTATCACCACCATTGACAGATATCTAAAATACCATGTGCAAGAGTTTGAGAGAGCTCTCCTGGAGAAATTCCCTGCCTGCTCCATCGCAACAAAGCGTCGTATCTGTTCCACGACTACAATACTGGATGTGCAAGGACTG GGCATGAAGAATTTTTCACAAACAGCTGTGAATCTTGTCGCTGCCATGTCGAAGATAGACAACAGCTACTACCCTGAG acttTGCACAGAATGTTCATTGTAAATGCTGGAACAGGtttcaagaagatgctttggcCTGCTGCTCAGAAGTTTCTTGACGAAAAGACCATTGCAAAGATACAT GTGCTAGACCCCAGATCTTTATCCAAATTACACGAAGTCATTGATTCAAG TCAATTGCCAGACTTCCTCGGAGGTTCATGCTCTTGCTTTGGCGAGGGAGGGTGTCTTCGCTCTAACAAAGGACCCTGGAATGATCCTGAAATAATGAAG CTTCTCTACCATGGAGAATCATCACCCTTTAGGCAAATCAGTAGGAAGCTGAGTGACCCGCAGAATTCTGCTTCATCCTACATAAGTATACATCCATCAAAG GCTATGCAAGCTGAGAGTTCAGCAGCAGAATCTGAATCATGTTCTGATGTTCCTGCTTCTCTAACTGGAAGAATGTGCTCAGCCTCTGCTCATGTGAATCCAGTTTATGAGGAT GCTAGGGCATCAGATGTTAACGGCTATTATAGTTGCGATGACAAGTTCGACATAGCTACAAACCGAAAAGGACAAGAAAGGCAATCCCATTACCAAATGATCGAACTCAATCAAGCAACACTCGGTTTAAAAC GTACTCCCATCATCATCCGATGGCTTCATGATTTAAGGGGAACAATGGACATCATAAGAACTGAGAACGTAGCGAAAAGAATACTTGCGTTGTTGCTGAAACTAGCAGCAGTTTTTCGTTGTATCCCGTTTCAGATTTTGAGGAGGAAGAATACCATTACTCCTTCAATTCCAACAGAAGATGAGAACAGTAGCAGACTCATCTCAGCTCCTACAGAGACCACAATGAAAGACAAGATTCGTCCCTGTTTGGAACGTATTCAGGAACTGGAGAAAGTGTACGAGGAAATGCGGAACAAACCGGTTGAAATACCTGTAGAGAAGGAGAGAATGCTGATGGATTCTCTAGACAGAATCAAATCGGTTGAGTTTGATCTCGTAAAAACAAAGagg GTTTTGCACGCAACGGTGGTGAAACAGATGGAAATAACTGAAATGCTGGAAAGTTTACGAGACTCACAACTTCAC AGAAGAAGATTGTTCTGTTAG
- the LOC106418580 gene encoding phosphatidylinositol/phosphatidylcholine transfer protein SFH13 isoform X3: MSSLSALHQPQSFPFDRDMSGVEENGALDEIRERRSDFEISEEDERRRSKIGSLKKKAINASTKFTHSLKKRGKKKIDYRFPPVVSIEDVRDEKEESVVLEFRRNLLERDLLPPRHDEYHTLLRFLKARDFNIEKTIQMWDEMLRWRKEYGTDTILEDFEFQELEEVLQYYPQGYHGVDKEGRPVYIERLGKAHPSKLMRITTIDRYLKYHVQEFERALLEKFPACSIATKRRICSTTTILDVQGLGMKNFSQTAVNLVAAMSKIDNSYYPETLHRMFIVNAGTGFKKMLWPAAQKFLDEKTIAKIHVLDPRSLSKLHEVIDSSQLPDFLGGSCSCFGEGGCLRSNKGPWNDPEIMKLLYHGESSPFRQISRKLSDPQNSASSYISIHPSKAMQAESSAAESESCSDVPASLTGRMCSASAHVNPVYEDQARASDVNGYYSCDDKFDIATNRKGQERQSHYQMIELNQATLGLKRTPIIIRWLHDLRGTMDIIRTENVAKRILALLLKLAAVFRCIPFQILRRKNTITPSIPTEDENSSRLISAPTETTMKDKIRPCLERIQELEKVYEEMRNKPVEIPVEKERMLMDSLDRIKSVEFDLVKTKRVLHATVVKQMEITEMLESLRDSQLHRRRLFC, encoded by the exons ATGTCCTCTCTATCCGCTTTGCATCAACCACAATCTTTCCCTTTTGATCGAGATATGTCAG GAGTTGAAGAAAACGGAGCCCTTGACGAAATCAGGGAGAGGAGATCAGACTTTGAAAtctcagaagaagatgaaagacgCCGCTCAAAGATCGGGAGTTTGAAGAAGAAGGCCATTAACGCTTCAACCAAGTTCACTCATTCTCTGAAGAAAAGGGGGAAAAAGAAGATTGACTACCGGTTTCCTCCAGTAGTCTCTATTGAAGATGTAAGggatgagaaagaagagagcGTTGTGCTTGAGTTCCGCCGTAACCTTCTCGAGAGAGACTTGTTACCTCCTAGACATGATGAGTACCATACTCTTCTCAG ATTTTTGAAAGCAAGAGATTTCAACATTGAAAAAACCATCCAGATGTGGGATGAAATGCTTAGATGGAGAAAAGAGTATGGTACAGATACCATACTAGAG GATTTTGAATTCCAAGAGCTGGAAGAAGTCCTGCAGTACTATCCTCAAGGCTATCATGGAGTTGACAAGGAAGGACGACCTGTCTACATTGAAAGGCTTGGAAAAGCTCATCCTTCTAAGCTTATGCGTATCACCACCATTGACAGATATCTAAAATACCATGTGCAAGAGTTTGAGAGAGCTCTCCTGGAGAAATTCCCTGCCTGCTCCATCGCAACAAAGCGTCGTATCTGTTCCACGACTACAATACTGGATGTGCAAGGACTG GGCATGAAGAATTTTTCACAAACAGCTGTGAATCTTGTCGCTGCCATGTCGAAGATAGACAACAGCTACTACCCTGAG acttTGCACAGAATGTTCATTGTAAATGCTGGAACAGGtttcaagaagatgctttggcCTGCTGCTCAGAAGTTTCTTGACGAAAAGACCATTGCAAAGATACAT GTGCTAGACCCCAGATCTTTATCCAAATTACACGAAGTCATTGATTCAAG TCAATTGCCAGACTTCCTCGGAGGTTCATGCTCTTGCTTTGGCGAGGGAGGGTGTCTTCGCTCTAACAAAGGACCCTGGAATGATCCTGAAATAATGAAG CTTCTCTACCATGGAGAATCATCACCCTTTAGGCAAATCAGTAGGAAGCTGAGTGACCCGCAGAATTCTGCTTCATCCTACATAAGTATACATCCATCAAAG GCTATGCAAGCTGAGAGTTCAGCAGCAGAATCTGAATCATGTTCTGATGTTCCTGCTTCTCTAACTGGAAGAATGTGCTCAGCCTCTGCTCATGTGAATCCAGTTTATGAGGAT CAGGCTAGGGCATCAGATGTTAACGGCTATTATAGTTGCGATGACAAGTTCGACATAGCTACAAACCGAAAAGGACAAGAAAGGCAATCCCATTACCAAATGATCGAACTCAATCAAGCAACACTCGGTTTAAAAC GTACTCCCATCATCATCCGATGGCTTCATGATTTAAGGGGAACAATGGACATCATAAGAACTGAGAACGTAGCGAAAAGAATACTTGCGTTGTTGCTGAAACTAGCAGCAGTTTTTCGTTGTATCCCGTTTCAGATTTTGAGGAGGAAGAATACCATTACTCCTTCAATTCCAACAGAAGATGAGAACAGTAGCAGACTCATCTCAGCTCCTACAGAGACCACAATGAAAGACAAGATTCGTCCCTGTTTGGAACGTATTCAGGAACTGGAGAAAGTGTACGAGGAAATGCGGAACAAACCGGTTGAAATACCTGTAGAGAAGGAGAGAATGCTGATGGATTCTCTAGACAGAATCAAATCGGTTGAGTTTGATCTCGTAAAAACAAAGagg GTTTTGCACGCAACGGTGGTGAAACAGATGGAAATAACTGAAATGCTGGAAAGTTTACGAGACTCACAACTTCAC AGAAGAAGATTGTTCTGTTAG